Proteins encoded by one window of Agelaius phoeniceus isolate bAgePho1 chromosome 5, bAgePho1.hap1, whole genome shotgun sequence:
- the LOC143694179 gene encoding uncharacterized protein LOC143694179 isoform X1, producing the protein MSPGCPCPVSGHRDVPGMSPVLCRGTGMSPGCPCPVSGHRAVPGGSPVPSPCPRALTPVATPAVLRQPPGAVACPCPRLPPRCPSRERGRARWATSREKISREKQNKKNPGMAGSVSPDTSRPLPCATAVPPRPPGVPAQLRSCPSAASPQCHQCPNPGLSRRQSAPVSPDLPCQPRCVTKCHPRPPNPPCQPHPVPSHRDPKSIPPLPTKSIPPVPPKSPHLCPRIHPTLTPNPSHLCPQNPSHPYPKFTSPVPPNPSPPLPTKSIPPVPQNPSHPCPKIHPTLTPKSIPPLPQIHLTCAPKSIPTLISQIHLTCAPKSIHLCPQIHPTLTPNSPHLCPQNPSHPYPPNPSHLCPKIHPTLTPKSIPPVPQNPSHPCPKSFLPAPKSIPPIPPNPSPPPSPAGATLALCPRCVRHSRDTPGTGTGWQLPPQIPSQIPSQI; encoded by the exons ATGTCCCCgggatgtccctgccctgtttcGGGGCACCGGGATGTCCCCGGGATGTCCCCTGTCCTATGTCGGGGCACCGGGATGTCCCCgggatgtccctgccctgtgtcgGGGCACCGGGCTGTCCCGGGAGGGTCCCCGGTGCCATCTCCTTGTCCCCGAGCCCTCACCCCCGTGGCGACCCCCGCCGTTCTCCGGCAGCCCCCGGGGGCCGtggcctgtccctgtccccggcTGCCACCCCGCTGTCCCAGCCGGGAACGGGGAAGGGCCCGGTGGGCGACGAGCCGGGAAAAAATATCCcgggaaaaacaaaataaaaaaaacccggGAATGGCGGGCTCGGTGAGCCCGGACACGTCCCGACCCCTCCCCTGCGCCACCGCGGTGCCACCGCGCCCGccgggtgtccctgcccagctcaggtCCTGCCCCTCGGCCGCGTCCCCGCAGTGCCACCAATGTCCCAACCCCGGCCTCTCCCGCCGCCAATCAGCGCCCGTGTCCCCAgacctgccctgccagccccgctgTGTCACCAAGTGTCACCCTCGGCCCCCAAACCCTCCGTGCCAgccccaccctgtgccctcccatcgggacccaaaatccatcccaccCTTACCCACCAAATCCATCCCACCCGtgcccccaaaatcacctcaCCTGTGCCCCCGAATCCATCCCACCCTTACCCCAAATCCATCTCATCTGtgcccccaaaatccatcccaccCTTACCCCAAATTCAC ctcaCCTGtgcccccaaatccatccccacCCTTACCCACCAAATCCATCCCACCTgtgccccaaaatccatcccacccgtgccccaaaatccatcccacccttaccccaaaatccatcccaccCTTACCCCAAATTCACCTCACCTGtgcccccaaatccatccccacCCTTATCTCCCAAATCCATCTTACCTGTGCCCCCAAATCCATCCACCTGtgcccccaaatccatcccacccttaccccaaattcaccccacctgtgc ccccaaaatccatcccaccCTTACCCACCAAATCCATCCCACCTgtgccccaaaatccatcccacccttaccccaaaatccatcccacccgtgccccaaaatccatcccaccCGTGCCCCAAATCCTTCCTACCtgcccccaaatccatcccacctatccccccaaatccatccccacCCCCCTCACCAGCCGGTGCCACCCTGGCCCTGTGTCCCCGCTGTGTCCGGCATTCCCGGGACActccaggcacagggacaggctggcagctcccaccccaaatcccttcccaaatcccatcccaaatctgA
- the LOC143694179 gene encoding uncharacterized protein LOC143694179 isoform X2 — protein sequence MSPGCPCPVSGHRDVPGMSPVLCRGTGMSPGCPCPVSGHRAVPGGSPVPSPCPRALTPVATPAVLRQPPGAVACPCPRLPPRCPSRERGRARWATSREKISREKQNKKNPGMAGSVSPDTSRPLPCATAVPPRPPGVPAQLRSCPSAASPQCHQCPNPGLSRRQSAPVSPDLPCQPRCVTKCHPRPPNPPCQPHPVPSHRDPKSIPPLPTKSIPPVPPKSPHLCPRIHPTLTPNPSHLCPQNPSHPYPKFTSPVPPNPSHLCPQIHPHPYLPNPSYLCPQIHPPVPPNPSHPYPKFTPPVPPKSIPPLPTKSIPPVPQNPSHPYPPNPSHLCPKIHPTLTPKSIPPVPQNPSHPCPKSFLPAPKSIPPIPPNPSPPPSPAGATLALCPRCVRHSRDTPGTGTGWQLPPQIPSQIPSQI from the exons ATGTCCCCgggatgtccctgccctgtttcGGGGCACCGGGATGTCCCCGGGATGTCCCCTGTCCTATGTCGGGGCACCGGGATGTCCCCgggatgtccctgccctgtgtcgGGGCACCGGGCTGTCCCGGGAGGGTCCCCGGTGCCATCTCCTTGTCCCCGAGCCCTCACCCCCGTGGCGACCCCCGCCGTTCTCCGGCAGCCCCCGGGGGCCGtggcctgtccctgtccccggcTGCCACCCCGCTGTCCCAGCCGGGAACGGGGAAGGGCCCGGTGGGCGACGAGCCGGGAAAAAATATCCcgggaaaaacaaaataaaaaaaacccggGAATGGCGGGCTCGGTGAGCCCGGACACGTCCCGACCCCTCCCCTGCGCCACCGCGGTGCCACCGCGCCCGccgggtgtccctgcccagctcaggtCCTGCCCCTCGGCCGCGTCCCCGCAGTGCCACCAATGTCCCAACCCCGGCCTCTCCCGCCGCCAATCAGCGCCCGTGTCCCCAgacctgccctgccagccccgctgTGTCACCAAGTGTCACCCTCGGCCCCCAAACCCTCCGTGCCAgccccaccctgtgccctcccatcgggacccaaaatccatcccaccCTTACCCACCAAATCCATCCCACCCGtgcccccaaaatcacctcaCCTGTGCCCCCGAATCCATCCCACCCTTACCCCAAATCCATCTCATCTGtgcccccaaaatccatcccaccCTTACCCCAAATTCACCTCACCTGtgcccccaaatccatcccac CTGtgcccccaaatccatccccacCCTTATCTCCCAAATCCATCTTACCTGTGCCCCCAAATCCATCCACCTGtgcccccaaatccatcccacccttaccccaaattcaccccacctgtgcccccaaaatccatcccaccCTTACCCACCAAATCCATCCCACCCgtgccccaaaatccatcccaccCTTACCCACCAAATCCATCCCACCTgtgccccaaaatccatcccacccttaccccaaaatccatcccacccgtgccccaaaatccatcccaccCGTGCCCCAAATCCTTCCTACCtgcccccaaatccatcccacctatccccccaaatccatccccacCCCCCTCACCAGCCGGTGCCACCCTGGCCCTGTGTCCCCGCTGTGTCCGGCATTCCCGGGACActccaggcacagggacaggctggcagctcccaccccaaatcccttcccaaatcccatcccaaatctgA
- the LOC143694180 gene encoding uncharacterized protein LOC143694180, with translation MPGTGDRDNGAGINRTGDRDSRTRRLRGHTGQLGGSPGRSRDGQRGWKSPSLAWGLTGTSRGVPASGAGDTQCSPTQVRLQLLQRELGVRAGHGRGSAGAERAPPFPPSGGAEEDEEGEEEEGEGGEGSSEMARRRTALRSQSELERSGCAPRVRPLAARGGRGRGSPSRCGPKKQLRKGRRPRDTRRDGAGLPALRPPLSPSTRARGAGGAPEPQGTARGSARGHRDSGATQGTPREPGAAGGCGEWGGTGRDRQGQAGTGRGRQGWAVPGKGGQAGVARVGSARLGWSVPGKGGQGVRQCGQ, from the coding sequence atgcctggcacaggggacagggataaCGGGGCAGGGATAAacaggacaggggacagggacagcaggacgAGGAGGCTGCGGGGACACACGGGGCAGCTCggtggcagccccgggcgctCTCGGGACGGGCAGCGCGGGTGGAAGTCGCCTTCTCTGGCGTGGGGCCTGACTGGGACGAGCCGTGGTGTCCCCGCGAGCGGCGCGGGTGACACTCAGTGTTCGCCAACACAGGTACGGCTGCAGCTGCTTCAGCGGGAGCTGGGGGTGCGGGCCGGGCACGGCCGCGGCTCCGCGGGCGCGGAGCGGGCACCGCCATTTCCGCCCTCGGGGGGCGcggaggaggacgaggagggagaggaggaggagggagagggaggggaaggctccTCCGAAATGGCGAGAAGGCGCACAGCTCTCCGGTCCCAGAGCGAGCTTGAGCGGAGCGGTTGCGCTCCGCGGGTTCGGCCTCTCGCGGCGAGAGGCGGCCGCGGGCGGGGGTCTCCGTCTCGGTGTGGCCCCAAAAAACAGCTGCGGAAGGGGCGGAGACCCCGGGACACCCGGCGGGACGGCGCCGGGCTGCCCGCGCTCAGGCCACCACTGTCACCTTCCACCCGCGCCCGTGGCGCCGGCGGAGCCCCCGAGCCCCAGGGGACAGCGCGGGGCTCCGcgaggggacaccgggacagcGGTGCCACCCAGGGGACACCGAGAGagccgggggctgccgggggctgcggggagtggggagggacagggagggacaggcagggacaggcagggacaggcaggggcaggcaagggtgggcagtgccaggcaagggtgggcaggcaggggtagccagggtgggcagtgccaggctggggtggTCAGTGCCAGGCAAGGGTGGTCAGGGGGTCAGACAGTGTGGTCAATGA